A window of Sebastes umbrosus isolate fSebUmb1 chromosome 3, fSebUmb1.pri, whole genome shotgun sequence contains these coding sequences:
- the LOC119484399 gene encoding P2Y purinoceptor 14-like isoform X1 has protein sequence MSDQAGEEVTTSLNQSSVTNQTEVNGTSNCNQADRSAHPYLMVVYSLVFLVGLLLNGFVMKFYFCRAQQKASSSIMIYLKNLAVADFLLCLSLPIRIARYASSSTTIRLLNCNFGTAVLYLNTYTSIMFMGYIAANRYLKVVQPSRTHILQTVRAAHIISTVTWVLLLPLTSAFVIMSFHTQEPSPSVTAGYKSLHSGQVNLLLKIMHTWSAAIFLFVLVSLVFFYYSTSRRVSLAQQRQPASSSSTKLAKSRRNMLVLVSVFCFCFVPYHLVRLPIAFLSSICSSSNFLYYVMEITVIMSALNVCLDPLIYFILSKSFRTQFRLGVMS, from the exons ATGAGTGATCAAGCAGGAGAAGAAGTGACCACATCCCTCAACCAGTCATCAGTTACAAACCAGACCGAAGTCAACGGTACGTCTAACTGTAATCAGGCCGACAGATCAGCCCACCCCTACTTGATGGTGGTCTACAGCCTCGTGTTTCTG GTGGGTCTCCTCCTCAACGGCTTCGTCATGAAGTTTTACTTCTGCCGAGCTCAGCAGAAGGCGTCCAGCAGCATTATGATCTACCTGAAGAACTTGGCAGTCGCCGACTtcctgctctgtctctctctccccatccgCATCGCCCGCTACGCCAGCAGCTCCACCACCATCCGCTTACTCAACTGCAACTTTGGCACCGCCGTCCTCTACCTCAACACGTACACCAGCATCATGTTCATGGGCTACATCGCTGCTAACAG GTATCTGAAGGTTGTCCAACCTTCGAGAACTCACATCCTGCAAACGGTGCGAGCCGCTCACATCATCTCCACGGTAACCTGGGTTTTACTCCTGCCCTTGACGAGCGCCTTCGTCATTATGTCGTTCCACACCCAGGAACCTTCCCCCTCTGTCACAGCGGGCTATAAAAGCTTGCACAGTGGCCAGGTCAACTTGCTCCTCAAGATCATGCACACCTGGTCCGCCGCCATATTCCTGTTTGTCCTTGTCTCCCTGGTCTTCTTCTACTACAGCACCTCCCGCCGGGTGTCGTTGGCCCAGCAGAGGCAGCCGGCGTCCTCCAGCTCCACGAAGCTTGCAAAGTCGCGCAGAAACATGCTAGTGCTGGTCAGTGTCTTCTGCTTTTGCTTCGTCCCCTACCACCTGGTTCGCCTCCCCATAGCTTTCCTGTCCAGTATTTGTTCATCGAGCAACTTTCTCTACTACGTGATGGAGATCACTGTCATAATGTCAGCTCTCAACGTCTGCCTGGACCCGCTCATCTACTTCATCCTCAGCAAGAGCTTCAGGACCCAGTTTAGGCTGGGAGTGATGTCCTGA
- the LOC119484399 gene encoding P2Y purinoceptor 14-like isoform X2, with protein sequence MFSLQVGLLLNGFVMKFYFCRAQQKASSSIMIYLKNLAVADFLLCLSLPIRIARYASSSTTIRLLNCNFGTAVLYLNTYTSIMFMGYIAANRYLKVVQPSRTHILQTVRAAHIISTVTWVLLLPLTSAFVIMSFHTQEPSPSVTAGYKSLHSGQVNLLLKIMHTWSAAIFLFVLVSLVFFYYSTSRRVSLAQQRQPASSSSTKLAKSRRNMLVLVSVFCFCFVPYHLVRLPIAFLSSICSSSNFLYYVMEITVIMSALNVCLDPLIYFILSKSFRTQFRLGVMS encoded by the exons ATGTTTTCTCTCCAGGTGGGTCTCCTCCTCAACGGCTTCGTCATGAAGTTTTACTTCTGCCGAGCTCAGCAGAAGGCGTCCAGCAGCATTATGATCTACCTGAAGAACTTGGCAGTCGCCGACTtcctgctctgtctctctctccccatccgCATCGCCCGCTACGCCAGCAGCTCCACCACCATCCGCTTACTCAACTGCAACTTTGGCACCGCCGTCCTCTACCTCAACACGTACACCAGCATCATGTTCATGGGCTACATCGCTGCTAACAG GTATCTGAAGGTTGTCCAACCTTCGAGAACTCACATCCTGCAAACGGTGCGAGCCGCTCACATCATCTCCACGGTAACCTGGGTTTTACTCCTGCCCTTGACGAGCGCCTTCGTCATTATGTCGTTCCACACCCAGGAACCTTCCCCCTCTGTCACAGCGGGCTATAAAAGCTTGCACAGTGGCCAGGTCAACTTGCTCCTCAAGATCATGCACACCTGGTCCGCCGCCATATTCCTGTTTGTCCTTGTCTCCCTGGTCTTCTTCTACTACAGCACCTCCCGCCGGGTGTCGTTGGCCCAGCAGAGGCAGCCGGCGTCCTCCAGCTCCACGAAGCTTGCAAAGTCGCGCAGAAACATGCTAGTGCTGGTCAGTGTCTTCTGCTTTTGCTTCGTCCCCTACCACCTGGTTCGCCTCCCCATAGCTTTCCTGTCCAGTATTTGTTCATCGAGCAACTTTCTCTACTACGTGATGGAGATCACTGTCATAATGTCAGCTCTCAACGTCTGCCTGGACCCGCTCATCTACTTCATCCTCAGCAAGAGCTTCAGGACCCAGTTTAGGCTGGGAGTGATGTCCTGA